agtggacagatcatttttcccgattatattctgggatcactggtgttactCCCAGGGATTTGACCCatatcatgattactgagacccccaaaattgaatttacgttggcagaaactaaagctgcgattgcttcattgaaatgggggaaggcccccggccttgataagaTACCTGGTGATTTATACAAGAccaacccagatatatgggccccatatctgaaccttatttccaatgcggtaaatgcaggagcacctgtcccgagctcctggatgggagcagagatagttcccatctttaaaaaaggtaacccctctaaccctgttaactaccgcccaatctccttaatcgataacttccaaaaactttttgcaaagcaaattctgtcccgtctagaagaatggattctggaaaccaatgctatttctgatttgcaagcagggtttaggccagcagtaagtaccatagatcaggtgctaagattccttacaataaaatggaagactgtggaagtaggaggtggcaatctttttgtagtttttattgatcttagagctgcgtttgacttggtcccaagaaatcagctatggctgacactagccaatatgggtgtcccgcacgGCCTTTTGAAACTCATcacccgactacacgagaatacttatgctcaaatcaggagcGGCAAGAACGGTGATCTAACAGAACCAgtcgctattgagaggggagtcagacaggggtgcgttttggccccaactctttttcttctatatataaataattgtattaagtatttaacaaattgcactaatgattccccaaagctggccgggactaaagtcccatgcttactttatgcacatgacactatcctcctgtccaaatcatccatgggaatccagaatctggttaatcagttcggtgtattctgcagagattacgggttagacataaatctcaagaaaactaaactcatgatatatagtcccccgaacaagaagctcagagcaaatataaagataaatTCAATTCCTCTGGAGAGAGTAATtgaatacgattatttgggcatcagactattcgataagggcagctgggatgcagctataaggaaaggggcactaacaatcagccaaagatgtggagtgataggacgcaaagctagcactgcaataagtccccctctgaccctcatctctgaaatatacaaagtccaaatccgcgccgcggccctatatggagcggatctttggggatcccacagacaaatggatactcttcaagtcaaagaaaataatttccttagacacatagctagactagggaagggtacgccgatgctccccctaagactggacctgggtctaaatagtattaaaaacacagcatacttaagaccacttctgtactgggtcagactatggaaaacggatgaactcgaacctttcaggttagcagttaaagaattattgccaccttgctatggatgggaaaaagtacgatggctaagggagatgaaagcagcctgGGTTAAACTGAATCTGTCCcaatattgggagaatcccgagatgattcctgatAATGCTAAACGCTTGATCAAAGAccgctattgggaaaagatccatgaggcatctctcggctcaaatgggttaggtcggctgacagcagagttcctgctggttaagcacgaacctctgcctgaaagcttcctggatctccccataccagctCGTGCTCGTTctctattacttcagttcagatatggaacattggcagtcaacagctttacggcctgctggtcgaccaatagttccttatctgacaaatgcacaacCTGCCATCTAtccaaggaaactcctgagcatgtcctatttttctgtcctttgtacaaatgcccccgagggaagtggattacccctctgtgtaaaacactgtcaatacaaaatcataacagtgcatatagaatatgtaaatatgatacttccatgctgatagtcagttctgtttctaaatatttggcagcagcatggaaaatccgcagtaggattactatagatcttaatccaccggttgaagtacagtctagaagtcagcgaactagcaccctgtttaCAAATGGTAAAATGCAATCTACTTGATCAATTCATTCAATAGAAttgattaacttagggcatcacTTTCCActggttgttttttcttttttttaaactttttgctaACAGGAgttattgtatgtagtttttaccttttatttttattctataaacccgttttaaatgctttttatgcttttaacaactgaccagtatcattttagcatttagcgtcttgcatagggtaggatccagaaactattttgtgagtcttgtcttaactatttttgaaaccttttatgtaattttatgaacttttttcctgtattaattgtcaatgtcctttttatatatattactttttacttttcaaatggcccaaatttggaccgaataaactattgattgataccAACTGctttatgtttttgattagagaccttagttagatgttttccaaattggtgttcaaaattgttttgcatgacacccaacatgctaatgctaattagaggttagacgaggtattcattttgacagacaaactgacgtgactgacatgatgctatgctgaacttgtatcttagaacattcgatgtattgtgatctggttatactcatctgattatctatgcttctGATTTTTGCACTattgaaagcttattgtggttgtcatcttgtaattttgcttatatgcttcttgactttgagattgatgcatttgctactagattgtaatcaatagggaataaaactcataaaacttcattaaggtgtggttattcatgactgaaaggtcatggttgcgccgaatgtttattaatgcctaaagcgggatatattttggtgttaaatattggcaatgttattgacatattgattggtgttttgatcagttatctcgtcctacggtgtctcaccactgggcccaaagattcattggcctaaaacgagtcctgatctgtatagattaacatagacggacgcattAACAGAGGCATAGCATTCTCTCCATTGAACAGTTCAAGCAGTTGAACTGTCTCATTTCTATGGAGCTACACTAATTTATTAACATCAGCTTCTTCCTATGGATTGTCACACCCCAATAAACATTCAAAAAGCATGAATGATAATTCAATGACATTCTGCTTAAAAATGTACACTTGGTTCACGCAGTTTACATTGGTCAACACATCCATTCATAGAAGAGGTCAAACTCTTAATCTCATAAACCATCTGCTAAGAACATCATATTTGAAATTTTACAATTATTcaaaataccaaaaatgattttaTTGTTTAATGATTAACAAATGAACAGTATATTTTTTACCAGGCAATCTGCATGGTTTGTGCAGAAGTATCATGTGAAACAATGGCGGAACTGGTTAAAGAAGTTAGACGTGGTGCAATAAGTGAATGGCAATTAATtgatcaacaaaaacaaattaatataAAGCATAAACAGAGTTATGTATTGCACACATTTATGAATTatccttattaattttaataaaaataatagcATTGGAGTCAGGAGCAAGGTCAAAACCACTTACATAGATCCAGGGAGAATTTAAATAATATGTTGTGAATTCAGTCCCACACAAGTCGAATTCAGTTATGAATGTGTTACTTGAGGTGATTGGCTAGAGGCCATCTTACAGTTACCTCTAGTATAATGGACTCTAGAGGCTGAAAGACCTAAATCTGAATGTCACACTAGAATGGTTGAAGTGATAACTAGGTTGTGGTTGGAAACTTGCAGATCTATATTAGAAGCCAACATCATTAGCTTAGATACTCCAATCCTTCATAGTCACACATTTAACACAATGCCAACCCCAAAGCATCTCAAAGTACAAACCAAAACACAGAGGCGACGCCTTATTATGAGCCCATTTAAAGGATGTATCAGACTGAACCGGAACATACCATTCCCCTCTACTTCAGGAAATGCAGTGAATCTCGCTAACGatgttaagaaaaaaaataaacagtttgcctctccctctttccttttctttccataAGTCCGAAGAGCACAACCCAGCATCATATATAAATTTAATAACAGTAAATAACTAGTGTGGAAGCTAAACAGAATGTGAAGAAAACAGGAAATGTAGCAACCCCTAATAACAAAAGGAGTCACAGAATGGGAATCACAATTTACACATTTAACAGGCTAAAATGATTCTCTGATACAGAACAAAGTTAATCACACTCAGTTTTATATTTCTGATATTTAGGATTACTACACATTATGCACTTTAATAGCAACAAGACACAGAATATGTGAGTAATCTGTCATTGAAAATTTTGTTTGGTTGATCCTAggttttagctgggcctctttaaTCATAAAGCCTCCTTCATTTAAAACTTTTCTTACAAACTCTTCTTTGATGCATAACATTGGAAACTTGAAATTGGCTAAGTACATATATGTGCATTCCAGAGGCAGAAACATTATTAAGTGACCCCCAAGCTTCAACAATGCTGATGAATCTTTAAAACTGCTGATGAAGGAGGAATGGTCCTTGCATATCACAGCCAAAGTGTGTGGGATGATCAGGCAATCGACCTGAGGGAAGGATTTAGGTGCTACCGGACCACTTTCAGAAAGCTCTAATTTCATGGTGTTTTTGATGGTTTGTTTCAATTTCTCTTCATTTTCAATCCAATTTTGCCTGAAAAAAGATGCAAAAATTGTTATACTGACCTCAGAGTTGGACTAAAACAATCATATTTGCAAAATCCGTTACTTTTTTAatcacatttaacacttcattttaCCATGTTTATCACATTTTTCGGCACATTGCTATCATCATCCCTTTCATGAGTGTAACCTGTCACAATATGTCTTTGATCAAATGAGGTAGTACCAGATGTCTCTAAACCTACTGTGAACAGGAAATATGTGCTAATACTAACGCTGAACCATTCTCCTAATGCATCATCATTAAATAAGTATGTGAATGTTTGGAAGAGCAAACTTTAAGAAATTTTTTTTCATATAAGACTCTTGATCTGGACATTTGGTAACATAAAGACATGCGGTACAGTTGCAAAACTCACAAACGTTGTGGATAGACAGGATTTTTTTATTAAACCAGCGTTGTTTTGGAGTGTAACAAAATTAAGAGGCATACTGGTGAGAAATGGTTTTTATATGGTGCTGGATGACTAAAATTTATATTTCATACCTCACTTCGTGATTTACTTGAATAGATTTGAAGCACTGGATCCAATTAAATGCTTTTGGGTGATGTTTAAGCCAGTTATCTATGTACTCCAGGTTGGTGTCTAAATAGTCCATGATAGTGATCTCCTTAAAGTAGGCACATGCTGGAAAAAGCAGATGAATATTTAAGGAAATCCCATAGAAGATCAGTGTGTCTCCTTTCACAGATCCTATAAAAGAAATGAACAACATGTTAAGGCTTAGATTAGTGGTCCTTGTGTAAATTTGAGGTGCATATTTAAGGCCATGCTTTGAAAATGACAATGGATATGAtagcaaaaaaaatatttctaaaagttTCAGTACAATCACATTTGCATGATATTTCTTCTTAATTATGCATAAAGCAAGCTCTAGCTCAAGCTCTCAGGTTTCTGATAACCTCGTACCAATTTGTTAAATGATCTGTACTCGCTAATACCATGGGTAAAGAAAGCTGCATACTGGTGTTCTCTATACACATGATCTGtgtattcaatctgtattagcaGCTAGTAAATGTGTCTGCTGATATTTCTGTCATTGCTGTTGCCCTTGGTTGTTTATTGGTTTATGCATATGATGTAACACATATTACAAGTGAAAAGAGAGTCATAGATCAGTGAATTATAGTGTAGATCAAGACAGACCATATCCATACTAGATTTGCAGGATATTTATACAACCAACCAACCTAAGTGAGTCTCATTTATGTTGCCAGTGGTCATCTTTTACATCTGGCCTGAATATGGTCTTGTTGGAGTTACACTGGATAACCCTTTCGTTAATATATTTAGACAACATTTCATAGGTTATGATCAAACACAGTAATTATTTGCTTCATAATTCTTTGAAACACAGATGTGGCAAGCTCAATCAAGAAACTCCTCCTGAAGTGCCATCTAATATACAGGTAACCCTCTGGTTTGATAGGTTACAACTGATAACCTCCCTTGCTCTCCTACAGCCTTATTCACTACATTCCTATATTTTACATTCAACTCTGCACAGAATTGTCTTTCTTAGTTTCAAGGTTCACTATATGGAAATCCCCATAACTACTCAAATACCTATATTAAGAGTCCGAATAGGATCAGCTTAACCCAGTATTTTGACCTCTTAAATAATCACTGGCAAATTGTCCATGTAGGAAAATGGATTGTTGTGTAGTGTGGCTGGTTAGGTATCACTGTGCAATATTCTCAAAATACCCCAAACTGGGTCTTTTGGATTCACATTAATACAtcactagctcagtcctggtagtgtggcacagaacagtcaggctttctCAGAGGAACATATTAAGcaattcagagtaccaacatggacgataagtaaaagacacaactctaaaaatagagtagattttgTATACATTTAGACAGCAAAATGAACACAATCAGATATGTATAAcaggagttatggattttagaagaaaaataaatcaatgcagTTCAGTACTTTCAAACTTTAACATTGGGGTAAATAGAGAAATCAGCTAGTGACAATCGGTCCCTTGCAGTTCAAATCTAGTGGAAATCACTGAGGGTTGAGTGGATGCAGGTCCCAGAACCAGGGTTTAGCAGTCAATACACTTTTACCTGACGTGTAGggcctgggtgcagagttgtcctggctgcccTTGGTGCTGAAAGCGGGAGCTGCAGTTGATGAAAAATCAGATTTGTGCCACTCTGTCAAGTTCAGAGGAGCCCACTGGAAGTTACACTGATGTCAGTCCTTGGACCAAGGTTCACCAGGCAGTACCTAGCTATCCTTGGTGAAGAACGCAGGAGCTGTGGGTGCTGGTTTTAACCCTAAGATGGTGCTAGTGAGAAAACAGATGTAAAGACTCAACAACTGAGTCATTGAGGTAGGTGGCTAAAGGTGCTCCAGTGTTCCCTCAAAGTGCAGTGAACAAAGGTAGTGATAGCTTGGCtggccaccaacaagtcttggcagcagCAAACACAGCATGCAGTTCCTCGCCCTTCTGGAGTCAGGGGGAAAATAAAAGCCGCCTGAAACTTGCTGATGGTCAGGAATACATTCTCCACAATACACTAGACCATTTACTTGTGGGAAATGGCTTGGTGGGCTCAATGGCCAGTGATTCTTTTCATCTGGGAAAGTGTGTTAACAACAGACTGTAGGACTGCTGCCTTTAGCTCAAGGGCATTGTGGAGTTGCCTTTGGCACTCAGAGAAATTCCGCTTGGCTTTGGACCCAGCCTATGGACCAGGATGAGTCATAGTCATGCAGTTGCAGGGTGGTTGCTAATGGGGTAgagttttctttgtgcaggttCTGAATTCACAGACTCAAGTCTCGTCTTTGTACTTTTTGCAAGTCGattagatctgaggttctggtgcatgggtgccccttaaatcctagatttggaGTGTTAGGTACGTAGGTGGAAGTGTTCAATCGACTACTAACCCAAGCAGCTAATCAACCCCTGAGGTGAACACATCCTGGGGTGTGTGTGACCTTTTGCTATCCACAACCCTCTACGTGTccactttttttaaatgacagaatCCATTGTTGGCTATACAGACCGGGTAGCCCATCCtaggggtgtggctagccttcttAGGGTGTACGCCTCATGACTACCTAGTTTTCCTGCCTGCCTGGCAAATGTGCCTGGGTTCAGGGGGATGGCTTTGTCCTCCTTTGCGATTGAGCCTGTTTGCATATCGGAGGTGGGGTTGGCTTTGAAGTTCAATGCCTTGATGTGCCATTTCAGTAGCTATCCTGTCAGGAAGGACAGTGACACCTCCTGCCCAAGCAGGCCTTCGTTTCTATCTCCTGGATGTGTACACACCTCCTTGCAGGGGGTCAGATTCTTTTCTCAGCAGCGGCATCTCTTATGCTGTCAGCTCGGGCACAGGAAAGTCTGGACcaaccaggtgggcaacctctaagttagtcacctgggtgcatgccagatTAAATCTGACTTTGGAATAAAGTCAGATTTGATGAGGCAtgttctttgataccaaacatgacatacttcaGAGGGCCATAATGGAGTTGGAAACCTCGGGATGAtgaggtgccagcccatgttagtcCATGGTCTCCTGACCACTTATGGGATCCCCAAATGGAAGAGGTTACTATAGGGGCATATAAGCTTTCCCTTATATGCCCACAACTTTAATATAATTCAACCTGTCCTGAGATTAGGGGGCATACCTTACTGATGTCTGGCAGATATTGAAAGTATTGCTTTGACCTTGCCACACATGATGAGGGCAAAGTCGAATTGGAAcggtttgcactgctcctgcagtctgcaatggcaggcctgctgccagctgtttacttgggtcactcagggtgacacaatcagtcacTTCAGGCCCTGCTGACCCCTTTAACTCCCATGCCATgggcaccactggtaccatttaccagggaccttATAAGAGGTTAAAGTCTTTGCCAATTGAGGATAACAATACATACACATCAGTTTTGGGGTGAAAACACCGgcactggggactggttagcagattccagtgcactttcagagtcatagccATCAGCATTGGGGAAAAATGTGTGggagtgaccatacaaaaagggcaTTTTCCTGCAGTCCAAATTCATGTTAAGAATATGGTGAATCAAATGCCAAATTCCATTGGTCATTTTAGTTGGAAATATTAGGGCGGTTCTCTGGCAATTAGAAACTGGTCAAAATGTGCTCAATGAGACTGATGGAAACTGCAGTATTGTGCTAAGGAAATATCATATAGGAAATAGCAACGTTTTCGTAACATACCATAAATGAAACTGTCAATGATGTGCTGCCTGATCAAAACTAAAACTGGCAATGTTATATACTCACTCAACTTAGTACAAACCACCTGTGTTCTGCTAATAGGGCATAATTACAATAATCCAAGTTGATAAATTGCAGTGTCGGGAATGTTCCACCATCAACTTTATAGGGGTAGCAAGTTTCAATGAGAGAATCCTCTGCTTGGCCTCCACAGCTTGGGATCTTCCTGCCCAAAAGCAATTCTTAGAGGCGTAtaaatctttctatgtgtgctgcagaatgcgccacccatggaaagaggaagtaacaaggagaaataacaatattgaCACAACATAATTTAATTGATCTTTTGTAACTAATGTCCAAGATGATTTAGGATAGCTTGCATGCTAAAGAGTTCTCCTGCCCCCGCAGCTTAAATTCCTACCAAAAATTGAAGATCAATTCACTCATAAGGGATTCTTACATCTACTTTCAGCACTTCCGGGAACTAATGTTGAACACTGGAAAtggtttacaagattttttgtgcaggtaggtatcCCTGCACAAggtgtactttcctgcacaaaaacaatcctgcctataatgcTGGCACCCTTATATAGTACCTTTGCAAAGGGAGAGCTCTATGTCTGTGTAAATATTGCACACTCATGTTCTCTCTCTTTTATGCATTGCAATGCAGCATGTTACCTTGCTGCGCAGCGTTGCATGCATTAATAGTAACTATGACCCTTGATGACTACCTTTAACTAGATTTTGTGTTCCACAAATTATGTTATCTAGATACTATTCTTACCTTTTTTAAACACTTTAGTTTTGCTTGCCAATTTAATGTTGATGTGGACCTTTCATCTTTATTTCATACTTATTTTGTTGTTAGTTTGTACTCTTACAAGTAATACTACTTACATTTTCTTTGAGCATTGCCTTGTTGCATTCACTTAGCTAACAAATGTGAGCCAAAGAATCGGAAAATAAACTCTTTTACCTGTATGGATTGacctcaggtgcattgtccaacatGCCTGTCACTCATAATGGGCCACATTTATTAACATTTGGCAAAATGCAGCAAGGCACCTTGAAATCCTGCATTGCTTCAAATGGAGAGAGCTGTACAGCCGACACTTAGCAACATATGTGCTATTCTGCTCCCTCATTACTCTGGTGCACTCtgtactgcctagcaccaacgcaggcacccatgcaccttcCTGCAGAGGTGCCTAAGTAATGGATGTGATTGTTATTCTGCagtaagggataccttcctgcaaaaaaatcttgtaagtcaattTCCTCCTTATGTATTTGATTCAGAGAAGGTAATGctgagaaataaaaatgtttcctctcgttatacctcacttgtgaagccttcacaaatgtattagtttttaagtaaatcttggaatgtgccaaaatccatgggtggatgcatgagaacgcCCATGTTTCACCTTCAAGACACACTGTAACAGAACGCGAGAAAAGTCAGTCCTTGTGAGGGCTAGTAAATACCAACTAACATTTTACATCGCTGCTGCGCCAACAAAGCAACCATGt
The Pleurodeles waltl isolate 20211129_DDA chromosome 11, aPleWal1.hap1.20221129, whole genome shotgun sequence genome window above contains:
- the LOC138266586 gene encoding nicotinamide N-methyltransferase-like, with amino-acid sequence MEPCLTWTSLYQKYFDAEKAFAEYYTAESEFTDESVIQPMRQLEDIFASGSVKGDTLIFYGISLNIHLLFPACAYFKEITIMDYLDTNLEYIDNWLKHHPKAFNWIQCFKSIQVNHEVRQNWIENEEKLKQTIKNTMKLELSESGPVAPKSFPQVDCLIIPHTLAVICKDHSSFISSFKDSSALLKLGGHLIMFLPLECTYMYLANFKFPMLCIKEEFVRKVLNEGGFMIKEAQLKPRINQTKFSMTDYSHILCLVAIKVHNV